From a region of the Candidatus Peregrinibacteria bacterium genome:
- a CDS encoding class I SAM-dependent methyltransferase, whose amino-acid sequence MIIKLIVIIIYFIVILAVFVPLFVAGLSLAPWVPAPVDVPDRVNKLAKLKPGQVFYEIGCGDARVCHYIASKNPKAKVIGIEMARTMYLWSRFKCFLKPLKNLTIIHANALKVDLSDADIVYFYMVEPAINNKLKPKLLKDLKKGARIISYACRILEWKGKKMSEPGKSSKAVHVYTV is encoded by the coding sequence ATGATAATAAAACTAATCGTAATAATTATATATTTTATTGTGATTTTGGCTGTTTTTGTGCCGCTTTTTGTAGCGGGGCTTTCGCTTGCGCCATGGGTGCCGGCGCCGGTGGATGTGCCGGATAGAGTGAACAAACTTGCGAAGTTGAAGCCAGGTCAGGTTTTTTATGAAATAGGATGTGGGGATGCGAGAGTTTGTCATTATATAGCGTCCAAAAATCCAAAAGCAAAAGTGATTGGGATTGAGATGGCGCGGACTATGTATTTGTGGAGTCGATTTAAATGTTTTTTGAAGCCGCTTAAAAATCTGACGATTATTCATGCAAATGCGCTCAAAGTGGATCTCAGTGATGCGGATATTGTTTATTTTTATATGGTGGAGCCTGCCATAAACAACAAACTCAAACCAAAACTTTTGAAAGATTTGAAAAAAGGAGCGAGGATAATTTCGTACGCATGCAGGATACTCGAATGGAAAGGAAAGAAGATGTCGGAGCCTGGTAAATCAAGTAAGGCTGTACATGTTTATACGGTGTAA